One segment of Macrotis lagotis isolate mMagLag1 chromosome 1, bilby.v1.9.chrom.fasta, whole genome shotgun sequence DNA contains the following:
- the LOC141507266 gene encoding dynein light chain Tctex-type protein 2B isoform X2 — protein MSISAPVLGASDREKSQVGSENTYILRPVFQQRFRPSMVKECIHTILKEELATAQYEPSEMPALTKLLSESIKNKLKEMGFDRYKMVVQVVIGEQRGEGVNMAARCFWDADTDNYTHDVFMNDSLFCVVAAFGCFYY, from the exons ATGTCCATCTCGGCTCCCGTTCTTGGTGCGAGCGACAGGGAGAAGAGCCAGGTCGGGTCGGAGAACACCTACATCCTGCGACCCGTCTTCCAGCAGAG GTTCCGACCCTCCATGGTGAAAGAATGTATCCATACCATACTCAAAGAAGAATTGGCAACTGCTCAGTATGAGCCAAGTGAAATGCCTGCCCTCACAAAGCTTTTATCAGAGagcatcaaaaataaattaaaag aaatggGATTTGACAGATACAAAATGGTGGTGCAAGTAGTGATTGGAGAACAAAGAGGTGAAGGAGTAAA TATGGCTGCTCGATGTTTCTGGGATGCTGACACAGACAACTACACTCATGATGTTTTTATGAAT GACAGTTTGTTCTGTGTCGTAGCTGCATTTGGCTGTTTCTACTATTGA